The genomic segment TATCTAAATTAGTACTTAAAAACTTTAAACCTATGATTCCTGCTGCTTTTCATAAAGTTTGGGAAAATGGAATTGCAACAAACGATTACTACTTAAAATTGTGTGGTTCTGGTGGTGGAGGTTATATTTTAGGTTTTACTGAAGATTATGAAAAAGCTCAAAAAAGTTTAAAAGACTACAAATTAGAATTAGTTTATAGGTTCTAAATAAAGTCTTTATGAGTATCTCAAAAGCAAAACAAATTACATTTAAATTCTTTAGTTTATTTTCGGCTGTAAGAGGTTATAATATTTTAGTTTTAGTTTTAGCACAATATTTAGCAGCTATTTTTATTTTCTCGCCATCAAAATCCTTAAGAGAAGTTGTTTTCGATTTACACCTATTATATTTAGTATTGGCTTGCGTTTTTGTAATTGCTGGTGGCTATATTATTAATAATTTTTACGATGCAAAGGTCGATAAAATTAACAGACCTCTAAAAGCAGGTTTAGATAGTTATGTAAAACAGTCTACAAAATTAAGGCTTTATTTCTTATTAAATTTTACAGGTTTTGCTTTTGGAATTTTAATTTCTTGGAGAGCAGCATTGTTTTTTTCAATTTATATTTTTGGAATTTGGTTGTATTCTCACAAGTTAAAAAAACACCCTTTTATTGGCGTAATTTCTGCGACTATTCTAACAATACTACCATTTTTTGCAGTATTTGTTTATTATGGTAATTTTTCAAAAATAATTTTCTTGCATGCAATTTTTTTGTTTTTAGTGATTATGGTACGAGAACTAATTAAAGATTTAGAAAACTTAAAAGGAGCCTTAGCAAACAATTATGCAACATTTCCAGTGGTTTATGGAGAAAAAAAAACAAAACAATTTTCTATTCTATTGTTAATTTTTACTGTATTTCCGATCGCAATTTTATTGAATTATGCCTCATTAAGTTATATGCAATATTATTTTTATTTCGCATTAATTATTTTAATTTTCGTTGGTTTTTACTTGTGGAAATCAAATTCAAAAAATCAATATAGAATACTACATAATACTTTAAAATTGCTTTTATTAATTGGGGTTTTATGTTTAATTTTTATTGATACTTCTTTACTTTTAGAAAAGGTTATTAATCGATTGAATTAAGATTTTTGTTTTAATAAAATTAACGAATACAACTATAAATTTCTTAATATTTTCTTGAGATCTCTTTAAAAAACGAAATTCGTTCAACTAATAATTTTTAATGCGTTGCAAAGCAACTTTTAAAAATTAAGTTTCACTAACTTTGCAAAAATTTTTTATAATGAAATCAGATAGAAACTCGTCGAGAGGACGACAAGAAGGCAAGAAAAGTGTGCCTCTAAGTCGTAAAAGAAAAAAAACTACAACTTCTAAGGAGTCAGGTGCTCCAAGAAAAGAATTTAAAAAGATGAAAGAAGCTCCAAAAGCTAATGAATCTGCAGGAATTCGTTTAAACAAATACATTGCGAACTCAGGAATTTGCTCACGTCGTGAAGCGGATACCTATATCGAGCATGGAAGTGTAGAGGTAAATGGAAAATTAGTAACGGAAATGGGGTACAAAGTTCAACCGAATGACATTGTAAAATTCGATGGAACTTCCATTACTCCAGAGCAAAAAAAGTACGTACTTTTAAACAAGCCAAAGAATTACATTACAACAATGGATGATGATCGAGGAAGAAAAACGGTTATGGAATTGATAGCAAATGCATCCAAAGAAAGAATTTATCCTGTTGGACGTTTGGATAGAAACACTACAGGTTTATTGTTGTTTACAAATGATGGAGATTTGGCAAAGAAATTAACGCATCCAAAACACAATGTTCGTAAATTATACCACGCTTCCTTAGATAGAAAGTTAGATTTAAAAGATTTAGAAAAACTTAGAGGAGATGTGGTTATTGAGGGAAGAAAAGTATTTATTGATGCTGTTTCTTACGTAGATGGAGAATCGAAAAGTGAAGTCGGAATCGAAATTCATTCAGGTAGAAACAGAATTGTTCGTAAAATTTTCGAACATGTAGGTTACAAAGTAAATAAATTAGACCGAGTAATTTTTGCTGAATTAACAAAGAAAAACTTGCCAAGAGGAAGATGGAGAGAATTAACAAACCAAGAAGTTAGTAATCTTCAAATGTTAAAATAATTAAACGATTGTCCGTTCGAGCCTTTCGTCTTCGCTCAAGACAGGCTAAAGTCGAGAATACATAATAAAACCTTTTAGAAATGATATTCTAAAAGGTTTTTTATGCGTTTAAAACCATAAAATCCAACAATTTTGCGGCTAAATTGGCAGTATTGTTGTCAACATCAAAAGCTGGATTTAACTCTGCAATATCGCAAGAAATTATTTTTTTACTTTCGAATAAAAATTCTAAAGCTTTGCACACAAAGTTTGGGCTAAAACCAAGTGGAGAAGGAGCACTTACGCCAGTTGCAAATGCTGATGAAAAACCATCTAAATCGATGGTGATGTATAAATAATCTACTGTTTTGATAAATGAATTCAGTTTGTTTTTTAAATCCTCGGAAAACATTTCGCATTCAAAATTAGAAACATAAGAAACGTTGTTTTTAGTAGCAATTTCAAATAATTCTTTGGTATTAGATTGTTGCTGAATTCCAATAGCAAAATAAGAAACATCTTTATATTCTGATAAAATTTGATTGAAAGGAGTGCCTGAATTTGGTTGCGTTTCAACAGTTCTTAAATCGAAATGCGCATCAAAATTTATAATTCCTATGTTATTTTTTGTTGAGTTTTTTAAAACATCTTTAATTCCTGAAAAATTAGCATAAGCAATATCATGACCACCACCAATTGCAATTGGCAAAACATTGTTAGAAATTAGTTTGCTAATGGTTTTTGAAAGCGCTTTTTGGCAATCTTCTAAATGATTATCAACACAAATGATGTCTCCAAAATCTACGATATTTCTATTGTTGAAATGAATTGGAATTTTTCCTAATTTATTTCGAACACTTGCAGGACCTTTTTTTGCACCAACTCTACCTTGGTTTCTTCGAACACCTTCATCACAAGAATATCCTATTAATCCAATATGTATTTCATCATTAAAATTTTCATTTTTAATATTTGAAACTTGAATATTTTGATACCAATATTGATTTTCAAGAGCTGTTTTTCTACCAGTCCAATCTTTTATATTACCAGCAGAATAATCAACTTTTAAGTTATTGAAAAAACTCATAATTAAGATTTTAAAATTTCTTTTCCTTTTAAAAATACTTTTTCAATTTGATGATTTCCAAAAGAATAAGGAATAAAGTTATAAGAATTAATTTCTTTTGTTAATATTAGATTTGCCAATTTTCCTTTGGTAATAGAACCCACTTCATTTTGAGAATTCATAGCATAAGCACCATTAATTGTTGCAGCATTTATGGCTTCTTTTGGAGTCATATTCATCTTTACGCAGGCAGTAGCAACAACAAAATTCATGTTTCCAGAAGGCGAAGAACCAGGATTGTAATCTGTTGCCAAGGCTAAAGGCAAACCAGTATCTATCATTTTTCTTGCAGGTGTATAAGGAATGCTTAAAAAATAAGAACAAGCAGGTAAAGCGACTGGCATTGTTTTGGTGTTTTTTAAAACTGCAATATCTTCTGCTCTCATTTCTTCTAAATGATCTACAGAAAGCGCTTTATTTTCCACGCCAACTTGTATGCCTCCAATAGCTGTAAACTGATTGACATGAATTTTCCCAGTCAATCCATATTTTTTTCCAGCTTCTAAAATTTGTTGAGTGTCTTCCACAGAAAAATAACCAGTTTCACAAAAAATATCTATAAAATCTGCCAAATTTTCTTTTTGAATGGTTGGTAGAATGTCGTTAATTAACATTTGTAAATAACCCCTTTTGTTTTTTTTATATTCGGCAGGAACAGCGTGTGCACCTAAAAAAGTAGCTTTTATTTCAATTGGATAATTTTCTTTTAGTTTTTTAATGACTCTCAGCATTTTTAATTCGGCGTCTTTCGTTAAACCATAACCCGATTTAATTTCGACAGCACCAGTTCCTAATTGGATAATTTCTTCCAAACGAACTTTACTTTGGTTGTATACATCTTCTTCCGAAGTTTGTTGTAGTCTTTTTGCTGAATTTAAAATGCCACCACCATTTTTAGCGATTTTTTCGTATGAAAGTCCATTTATTCTATCGACAAATTCATTTTCTCTATTGCCAGCAAAAACTAAATGCGTATGTGAATCGCACCAAGAAGGTAAAATCATTTTTCCTGTTGCATCAATCGTTTTTATATTAATTTTTGGGCAATCTTTCATATCACCAAAATCTGAAATCAGTCCGTTTTCAACCAATAAAAAAGCGTTTTTTATGGTGGGTAAAATGCTCATTTCTTTTCCTGAGAGAAAATTAACATGTGTTTTTCTTACCTGAATTAATTCTTTGATATTTTTAAAAAGGAGGTTCATTAAAATAATTCTTTTAAAAGATTTTCTTCCACGAAGTTAGGCAAAGTAATTTTTAAATTTGGTGTTCTTTCCATTTCTCTTTTAATGGCGAAAATAGCTTCATTGTTTCTTGCCCAACTTCTTCTTGCGATTCCGTTATTTACATCATAAAAAAGCATGTTTTTTAATTTTTCTTCGGCTTCTTTTGTACCATCTAACAACATTCCAAAACCACCATTAATTACTTCTCCCCAACCAACACCACCACCATTATGGATGGAAACCCAAGTTGCGCCTCTAAAACTGTCGCCAATAACATTGTGTATTGCCATGTCTGCTGTGAATTTACTTCCGTCATAAATATTGGAAGTTTCTCTAAAAGGAGAATCTGTTCCACTTACATCATGATGATCTCTTCCTAAAATTATTGAGCCAATTTTGCCATTTTTAATAGCATTGTTAAAAGCTGTGGCTATTTTTACACGACCTTCTGCATCTGCATATAAAATTCTTGCTTGCGAACCGACAACCATTTTATTGTTTTTCGCATTTTGTATCCAAGTGATGTTGTCTTGCATTTGCAATTGAATTTCTTCAGGAGAATTCTCCATAATTTCTTGCAAAACATTGGCAGCGATTTCGTCTGTTTTGTCTAAATCTTCTGGTTTTCCAGACGCACAAACCCATCTAAAAGGTCCAAAACCATAATCGAAACACATAGGTCCTAAAATATCTTGCACGTAAGAAGGATATTTAAAATCGATATTATTTTTTGCCATTACAGCTGCTCCAGCTCTGGAAGCTTCCAATAAAAAAGCGTTTCCATAATCGAAAAAGTAGGTTCCTTTTTTCGTATGATTGTTAATGGATTTTGCATGTCTTCGTAAAGATGCTTGCACTTTTTCTTTAAAAAGTTCTGGGTTTTCCTTGATTAGAATATTCGATTCTTCGTAAGATACATCAGCAGGATAATAACCACCAGTCCAAGGAATATGAAGCGATGTTTGGTCCGAGCCAATATGAATAAAAATATTTTCTTCGTCGAAACGTTCCCAAACATCAATTATATTTCCAATAAATGCGATGGAAACGACTTCTTTATTTTGTTGTGCTTTTAAAGTTCTTTCAACTAACAAATCAATATCATTAATTAAAACATCTACCCAACCTTGTTCGTGTCTTTTTGTAGCTGCTTTTGGGTTTACTTCCGCGCAAATTGTAATACAGCCAGCAATATTTCCAGCTTTTGGCTGTGCCCCACTCATACCTCCTAAACCAGCAGTTAAAAAGATTTTTCCATTCGGGTTTTCACCCTTTTTTAAAATTTTTCTGAAAGCATTCATCACTGTAATCGTAGTTCCATGCACAATTCCTTGTGGGCCAATATACATAAAAGAACCAGCTGTCATTTGTCCATATTGAGAAACGCCTAATGCATTCATTTTTTCCCAATCATTTGGTTTTGAGTAATTTGGGATTACCATTCCGTTTGTAACCACAACTCTTGGTGCGTTTTTAGAAGATGGAAATAAACCCATTGGGTGTCCAGAATACAAATGCAAAGTTTGTTCGTCCGTCATTTCCGCTAAATATTGCATCACTAAAAGATATTGTGCCCAATTTTGAAAAACGGCACCATTTCCTCCATAGGTAATTAATTCTTCTGGATGTTGTGCAACATCAGGATTCAAATTATTTTGAATCATTAACATAATTGCTGCTGCTTGTTGGGTTTTTGCAGGATATTCTGAAATATCTCGTGCAAATATTTTGTAATCTGGTTTAAATCTGTACATATAAATTCTACCAAATTCCTTTAATTCATCCGCAAATTCCACAGATAATTCTTTGTGCCAATCTTTTGGAAAATAGCGCAGCGCATTTTTTAGTGCTAATTGTTTTTCTTTTAACGACAAAATATCCTTCCTTTTTGGGGCTCTATTTGCGTCTTTTGGATAGTTTTTTTTAGTTGGAAGTTTTGCTGGAATTCCTTGTAAAATTAGTTCTTTAAATGTCATCTTAATACTATTTTACAATTAATTTTTGTGTTTTTACTAACAGAATCATGTGATTGATGTCGTCTTTTAAAAGCCTATCGTCTTCTAATTTATCAACTTTTTCTCTAATAATTGCATGATTTTTTTCAATAATCGAAGAAAAAGTATTGGGTCTTCTAAATTCTAATGCTTGTGCAGCGTACATTAATTCAATCGCTACTATTTTCTCTAAATTTTCTAAAATTTCATTGAATTGTCTCCCAGAAATACTTCCCATAGAAACATGGTCTTCTTGCCCTAAAGAAGTTGGAATGCTATCTGCAGAAGGAGGGAAGCACAACGATTTATTCTCTGTAACTAAAGCTGCAGTGGTGTATTGAGGAATCATAAAACCAGAATTTAAGCCACCACTTTTGGTTAATAATCTTGGCAAACCATATTTGCCTTCTAATAATAAATAACAACGTCTGTCTGCAATATTTCCTAATTCGGATGCTGCAATGGAGCAATAATCTAACGCCATTGCCAAAGGCTGTCCATGAAAATTTCCTCCAGAAATTGCTTCAGTTTCACTTAAAACAATTGGGTTGTCTGTCACAGAATTCATTTCTATTTCTGCCAATTCTTGTAAATGATAAAAAGCGTTTCTACTCGCCCCGTGAACTTGCGGAATACAACGCATCGAATAAGGGTCTTGTACACGTTCGCAATTTTCATGAGAAGTAATGTTTTGAGAATTTTCGAACAACATTCTCATTCTTTCTGCTACTTTTAAACTGCCTTTAAAAGGGCGTATCTTGTGTAACTCTTCTTTAAATGGAGAGGCGCTTCCTTTGTAACCTTCGATACTCATTGCTCCAGAAACATCGGCTAAATCTAACAAATATTCCATTTTTTTGAGTCCGATTATGGTGTGTGCTAAAATAAATTGCGTTCCATTTATCAAACCTAAACCCTCTTTTGCATGTAATTCTAAAGGTTTTAAATTGTGGTTTTTTAATACTTCTTTTGCAGGAATAATTTTATTATCAATCCAAAAATCGCCTTCACCAATTAATGGTAAAAATAAATGAGAAAGTGGCGCTAAATCACCTGATGCGCCTACAGAACCTTGTTTTGGAACGGTTGGCAATAAGTCGTTTTCAATAAAATAAATAATACGTTCAATCAGTTTTAATCGAATACCAGAATACCCTTGGCACAAAGCATGAACTTTGCAAATCATCATTATTTTAGAGATGTTTTTGTCAATATTTTCACCAACACCAACTGCGTGTGTAATTAATAAATTGGTTTGAAGTTGGTTTGTTTGCTTAGGAGAAATCTGCACATCACATAAAGGGCCAAAACCAGTGTTTATTCCATAAACAGCTTTGTTGTTTTTAGTGATGGTTTCTACCTTTTTTCTACAAGAAATTATTCTTTCTTTTGCTTCATCATTAATAAAACCTTTTAATTTACCATTAGAAATGGCAATTACTTTATCTGTGGTAAGTGTATCTATTCCGTATTTAAACATCGTTATGTATAGTTTGTGTTTTACAAAGTTATGGTTACTTTTGATAACTAATAATACTATTTATTAAGTTAATTAATAATTATGAGTTATCAAATAGAATTAAGACACATTAAATATTTTTTAGCAGTTGCAGAAGAATTACATTTTAGAAAAGCGGCTGAAAAATTATTTATTTCGCAACCAGGTTTAAGTACACAGATAAAACATTTGGAAGAAGAGTTGGGTGTGATTTTGTTTGAAAGAAATAATAGAAATGTGAGTTTAACCAATGCAGGATTGTATTTAAAGGAAGAGTTATCATTGCA from the Polaribacter cellanae genome contains:
- a CDS encoding geranylgeranylglycerol-phosphate geranylgeranyltransferase, producing MSISKAKQITFKFFSLFSAVRGYNILVLVLAQYLAAIFIFSPSKSLREVVFDLHLLYLVLACVFVIAGGYIINNFYDAKVDKINRPLKAGLDSYVKQSTKLRLYFLLNFTGFAFGILISWRAALFFSIYIFGIWLYSHKLKKHPFIGVISATILTILPFFAVFVYYGNFSKIIFLHAIFLFLVIMVRELIKDLENLKGALANNYATFPVVYGEKKTKQFSILLLIFTVFPIAILLNYASLSYMQYYFYFALIILIFVGFYLWKSNSKNQYRILHNTLKLLLLIGVLCLIFIDTSLLLEKVINRLN
- a CDS encoding pseudouridine synthase, whose translation is MKSDRNSSRGRQEGKKSVPLSRKRKKTTTSKESGAPRKEFKKMKEAPKANESAGIRLNKYIANSGICSRREADTYIEHGSVEVNGKLVTEMGYKVQPNDIVKFDGTSITPEQKKYVLLNKPKNYITTMDDDRGRKTVMELIANASKERIYPVGRLDRNTTGLLLFTNDGDLAKKLTHPKHNVRKLYHASLDRKLDLKDLEKLRGDVVIEGRKVFIDAVSYVDGESKSEVGIEIHSGRNRIVRKIFEHVGYKVNKLDRVIFAELTKKNLPRGRWRELTNQEVSNLQMLK
- the hutG gene encoding formimidoylglutamase yields the protein MSFFNNLKVDYSAGNIKDWTGRKTALENQYWYQNIQVSNIKNENFNDEIHIGLIGYSCDEGVRRNQGRVGAKKGPASVRNKLGKIPIHFNNRNIVDFGDIICVDNHLEDCQKALSKTISKLISNNVLPIAIGGGHDIAYANFSGIKDVLKNSTKNNIGIINFDAHFDLRTVETQPNSGTPFNQILSEYKDVSYFAIGIQQQSNTKELFEIATKNNVSYVSNFECEMFSEDLKNKLNSFIKTVDYLYITIDLDGFSSAFATGVSAPSPLGFSPNFVCKALEFLFESKKIISCDIAELNPAFDVDNNTANLAAKLLDFMVLNA
- the hutI gene encoding imidazolonepropionase, producing the protein MNLLFKNIKELIQVRKTHVNFLSGKEMSILPTIKNAFLLVENGLISDFGDMKDCPKINIKTIDATGKMILPSWCDSHTHLVFAGNRENEFVDRINGLSYEKIAKNGGGILNSAKRLQQTSEEDVYNQSKVRLEEIIQLGTGAVEIKSGYGLTKDAELKMLRVIKKLKENYPIEIKATFLGAHAVPAEYKKNKRGYLQMLINDILPTIQKENLADFIDIFCETGYFSVEDTQQILEAGKKYGLTGKIHVNQFTAIGGIQVGVENKALSVDHLEEMRAEDIAVLKNTKTMPVALPACSYFLSIPYTPARKMIDTGLPLALATDYNPGSSPSGNMNFVVATACVKMNMTPKEAINAATINGAYAMNSQNEVGSITKGKLANLILTKEINSYNFIPYSFGNHQIEKVFLKGKEILKS
- a CDS encoding urocanate hydratase is translated as MTFKELILQGIPAKLPTKKNYPKDANRAPKRKDILSLKEKQLALKNALRYFPKDWHKELSVEFADELKEFGRIYMYRFKPDYKIFARDISEYPAKTQQAAAIMLMIQNNLNPDVAQHPEELITYGGNGAVFQNWAQYLLVMQYLAEMTDEQTLHLYSGHPMGLFPSSKNAPRVVVTNGMVIPNYSKPNDWEKMNALGVSQYGQMTAGSFMYIGPQGIVHGTTITVMNAFRKILKKGENPNGKIFLTAGLGGMSGAQPKAGNIAGCITICAEVNPKAATKRHEQGWVDVLINDIDLLVERTLKAQQNKEVVSIAFIGNIIDVWERFDEENIFIHIGSDQTSLHIPWTGGYYPADVSYEESNILIKENPELFKEKVQASLRRHAKSINNHTKKGTYFFDYGNAFLLEASRAGAAVMAKNNIDFKYPSYVQDILGPMCFDYGFGPFRWVCASGKPEDLDKTDEIAANVLQEIMENSPEEIQLQMQDNITWIQNAKNNKMVVGSQARILYADAEGRVKIATAFNNAIKNGKIGSIILGRDHHDVSGTDSPFRETSNIYDGSKFTADMAIHNVIGDSFRGATWVSIHNGGGVGWGEVINGGFGMLLDGTKEAEEKLKNMLFYDVNNGIARRSWARNNEAIFAIKREMERTPNLKITLPNFVEENLLKELF
- the hutH gene encoding histidine ammonia-lyase yields the protein MFKYGIDTLTTDKVIAISNGKLKGFINDEAKERIISCRKKVETITKNNKAVYGINTGFGPLCDVQISPKQTNQLQTNLLITHAVGVGENIDKNISKIMMICKVHALCQGYSGIRLKLIERIIYFIENDLLPTVPKQGSVGASGDLAPLSHLFLPLIGEGDFWIDNKIIPAKEVLKNHNLKPLELHAKEGLGLINGTQFILAHTIIGLKKMEYLLDLADVSGAMSIEGYKGSASPFKEELHKIRPFKGSLKVAERMRMLFENSQNITSHENCERVQDPYSMRCIPQVHGASRNAFYHLQELAEIEMNSVTDNPIVLSETEAISGGNFHGQPLAMALDYCSIAASELGNIADRRCYLLLEGKYGLPRLLTKSGGLNSGFMIPQYTTAALVTENKSLCFPPSADSIPTSLGQEDHVSMGSISGRQFNEILENLEKIVAIELMYAAQALEFRRPNTFSSIIEKNHAIIREKVDKLEDDRLLKDDINHMILLVKTQKLIVK